tggagttcaaaatcggggcaccatatcagtccattatatggagaaaaatgctgaaatgttttcctcaaaaaacataatttcttaacgactgaagaaagaaagacatgaacatcttggatgacaagggggtgagtacatcatatgCGAATCTTTGatttggaagtggatttctcgtttaaggggtggtaatattataataagtcCCCCCATGTCACTAGGGGAGAGAAATCTTACCAGAGAAAGACTTAGCAAAACAAAGTTATTgtgttgttctttttcacattttctgggttggtagatgcccCAGGGacctgattatagcacttaaacatggaaaaagtcagattttcatgatatgtccccAGGTAAAATGTTAGAAATATTCTTTAGTGTATATAAATGGCTAGTATAAGGTACACTGAAGTGTTATTTATTGAATGTTAATATTTGCAACAGGAATATCAAACTGGCCCTTTAAAATTAACAACAAGTGAACAACAAAACAGATATTTGACTGTGGTCAGAAtatctaaatatgtttttatattttcagaactGTTTCAGCCTTGGCTAACATAATAACAGATTCAAAACTCATAAAAGCATATAACATATTAGGcatgtgttttttaatcatgtgttcatttatatagtgcttatattacagttttatgaTTATGCTTTTACATCATTAGGTCTTTATGTGGGAGATTTCTCTGCAATGTTCCTTGTGAAAACAGGagaaaataaacagaactgAACTGTGAACTCAACCACTAACAACTTCGTCACTTTCCAGCAGTGgtctttaaatatttgtttcagATCTGTAAACACTGCAGTCTAAATGAAAGTGTATTCatttagatattattatattCCATACAAACTGTATGAGATGCTCTATATGTATGTAAGATACTGTGCATATAAGTTACATGTgaggccagttgcataaacttagcctaaTTAGCAGCTAGCCAAGGGGTACTAAACTAATGAACTAATCTACAGTTTCATGtaactgaattaaaacattatgaccagtcttgaagaaaaaaatttgaTGAGTAACTTGTAAGACTAGTTTAAGTCTTTTATGCAACCAGCcctttttgtatgtatatatatatatatatatataatcatatatattaatactttaCTGGCTTATAATACAGTATCCATAAAGTTTTTAATCTGTTTAATCCATCTGAGCCATGAACCCGTGACAACATGTCTTAGGAATTAAGTCCAGAGGAGGACTTGGCTGTTTGGGCTACTCCTTCACGCATGCAGAGAGGATGGAGGCAAACGTGGTGTCAGGTGCAGATGTTGTCAGAACATGTTCGTGTGAAGCACAGACGACCTCGTCGCACGATATAGCAAGAGCTCGGCTTGAGACACACAAAACGTTACCACAAAATCACCAAACCCTGCAGGCCCTCAGTGGGTGTGCCTGCATGGCTTGGCCCTCAAGAGAAAATATGTAAGTCTTAAATTGGTTTGCATGTCTTTTTCAAATATGGAACAGacgaacaaaaaaaattgcttcACGACCCCACATGCTGTTGAATTTGTTCTGAACTATGGTGAGattaaaaacatagttttgGGTAAGGCAACAATCAGGGCCAAATTATAGGATTCAAGCATACAGTCATATAGCCTGTATTTATCAGTACTGCATGTGCAAATTAAGTaggtcatttaaaatatttaatctgcaataattcattttcaaaaaacgcAAACTGTTGGATTAAAGTGAACATATCCTGCATGATGACAAAGGCTCAAGTCGGGGCAGCCCGTATTTTGATCTTGGGTTTAAATCCAGTAATAAGATTCCAGACTAAGATGATCAAAAGATCACAGACTGCTCATAAAAGCATTACAGTATGGGCGTATAGCCACTAATTAAGCTTACCGATGACACAATAGTGCTATACtgaattatgtttgtttgttgactCTACACCAGCTATTTCAAGATAACAACAGATTTAAATCCACTCTAACAAGAGGATATAACTGAAAAGCCCTGGCTTCTTTAGTAGCCAGGAACAGTAGCATGTCATTTGCTGGCTTACTTCTTTATAACCCGTGGTTCATCAGGAGTTCATCTTAATCCTGATCATTGCCTTTGCTGTGCAGCTCAACTCAAAGGAAGATTcccataaatacataattagaACATGTCAAGTTATGGGGGAAATGACTGGAAAATGTGCAAATGTGCAATAAGTACCTATGCTTTAATATTCAATGAAACTTTTGAACCTGGAGGTCACAGTAAAGTCAGCTGCAGAGACTGTGTTTCAGCAAGTGCCTTCTCGCTTCTCAAACCACATTAAAGGAAGGTGCAAATTCTCTGGAATTTTACTTTATTGCTCCCCTGATTGATTCTGTTTTTCAAATGCTTTCATCAAGGGTGACATGTAATTTGTGTGCAAGTGGAGCATGTGtataagtatttttaattaaatctacAGTACAGGCAGGGGAAATGTTCAATGTTTCcaatgtttgcatttatttacgtATGCCTAAATATACAGTTTACATAAAATCTCCTGGTTTATGCAAAATTCCAGCTAGACCAGTTTACAGTAAGACAGCTTGTGCATGCAAACCAAAAGTAGGTTTAAATTATCCCCACCacagaattaaattttaagATACTGCTTATCTTGAACCTCACAAAATTTATGCGCACCGAAAACCATAAAGGTGATCATGCACAGGTTAAATAGTTTgcccccaaaaaagaaaatttgctaaaattttactcaccctcaggccatccaagatgtaaatgagtatgtttcttcatcagaacagatttggagaaattagcatgacatcacttgctcaccaatggatgctctgcagtAAATAGGTGCCGTCAACTGATAGAAATACTATGGTAACCAAGTAACACGACTCCAGACCATCAATTAATgccttgtgaagtaaaaagctgtcTCTTTGTAATGAGCATCTTATCTTTataagtcctctatccatactgtaatattgctttttccagtgaaaattcatctgaatcaggagagaaatatgcacagatcaagcactttTTATAAGCATAAACTGTccaaaacagttaaaaacaaatatgtcttatgattatgatgatgtcttttgattttgatgtgaaTTATGGATTTGTATTctggccagaagcaatggtttaaagttaaaatgcctttatGTATTTCTTGCAAACATAGcatttcacttcacaagatgtttttTGACAGACTGGAGTATagtgaattattaattttttgatgaactcTCATTTTGACGTCACCCATTCAcaacagaggatccattagtgagcaagtgatgtaatgctacatttctccaaatctgttttgatgaagaaactacatcttggatggcatgatAGTGCCCACTGAGCAAACgacgtccaaacgacgtcatttcaacgtctttgtcggaatatagacatgatctgcacgtcgggtggacgtctcatgtttgttgggtgagtacattttcatccgtttttttatttttgggtgaactatttctttaagaagCAATTCACAGAAGCcattagaaaatacagtgttatGCTGCTTCTAAAGAAAGATCTTTAAAACTGACCATGGACCATTCTTACTCGCATCATCTTTGGCTACATGCAGTCACATGTACAATATGTGCATAAGTATTCCGAATGACACTGTCTATTTCATATCCTTGCAGTTGTCTATTTGTTTATATGGGAAAACATGATAGTTTAATATCTCATTATttttcttgacttgattcctTTCCTTGTTGTTCTGTAGTTTTCTCTACTGTGCTCAAAGAGATCTTTACCCTGAGCTGATGTGCACACGGATGCATCTCATCATGTTAGCTGGAAGaataatgtaacttattctCATCATATTCATAAAAACATTCCTTCCATTCATTACATCCATTCTTACTCTCTGCCATCTTTCATCACTCAACATCTGCTTCATCCTCATCAGCTCCAGGGCCGCATTCTTTTTCTGGCAGCAGTCCATACTCATTGAGGAAGGCCTCCACATCGGTAGCAAAGAACTCCTCGCTGAAATGCTGCGTAACAGCCAGGAAGTTCCCCAGAAGCTCTCCTGCCTTGTAGACTAACAAGGCAGGAAGCACGTCATCCGAGAAACGCTCACCAGCTCCAGTGGCGGCCGCGCTAATGCGGCAGAATTTAACGCTGGGATATTCTGTGGCCAGGCAATCCATGCAACTGTTAAGCGCCTCGCACCCCTGCACTCCATCTTTGAAGATGTGCACCACCACCACTGTGAGCCGGTGCTCCTTCTCAATGACCTCCAGAAAGGCCTCGCCACTGTCAAGGTCGTAAACACCCTCAAATTTGGGCCCGAAGCTCAGGCGCTCGTGCATCTCCTGCATGCACTGCTTGCGGTACTTGCGCAGACTTTTCTCATCATCTTCTTTTATCAGCTCGTACTCCTGAGCACTCATCTGGAAAGTGAAAAATAAGGAGGGAAATTCAAAGCTTTTAAGTCCAATTTAAATTTGGAAGTCGATCCATTAAACTAGGGGTCACCATACTTGTTCcatggagggccggtgtcctgcagaggtTAGCTCCAAcgcacctgcctggaagtttcaagtatgcCTATGCAACATTCTAGACAAGGTTGGAAGAGGGAACATCCGAGCTGAAATGTCCCACTTAcaacttaaagagatagttcacccaaaaatgaaaattagcccagtatttactcaccctccaggcattctaggtgtatatgtcttccttctttcagacgaatccaatctgtgttatattaaaaattatcctggcacttccaagctttagaatggcataggcgggtgtttctcttcatcagtccaaaacaagtccaataaagtgcatccatccataataaaaagtgaccCACACAGCTGcgggggggtgaataaaggcctcctgtagtgaaccgatgcttttttgtaagaaaagtATCCATATGTAAAacgtaaaaatcactttaatctagcttgcgccaactGCTCATACACGAAAGTAGCTCTAGGCGGATGACGTAATACGTCAGCATTGCCCATGTGCCGCTCAGACGTGACAAACGTGGACACGTCATGGAGAAAGGTAAACAAGGCACCAGATTTACCGGCGCATGCACACCGCAAACGTCCTATGCCCAAACGCccatttttattatggatggatgcactttatttgacttgttttggactgatgaagagaaacacctgcctATTGCCATGACAGAGCTTAGAAATGCCTGGATAATTTTtcaatataactcagattgcattcatctgaaagaaggaagtcatatatacctaggatgcctggagggtgagtaaatgatgggctaattttcattttttgggtagACTAACCCTTTAAGTGAGCTCTAGTCAATCACACATCAAGTTAACATATTTCTGTCaattatggcaaaaacagaagatttttttttgtcattttaaaaaacagctgGTGAAAAGCTAAACTTaaagtatcattttataaacttaATGTCTAACTTCACATTATGCTTGTTGGAAGCACTGACGTCAAATGACGCATCCTACTGAGGTCGAGGTAGATCGATCTGCCCCAAGTTCACAAATTGGATATCCGACATCAAGTGGTGTTACAGAAGTTATTTCCAATTAGGAGGTGGGAAAAATCCTAATTTTAAATTGTCTGGAATTCAGcactagtaagagcttgattagctggttcaggtgtgtttgattaggtttggagttaaactctgagggacaccggccctccaggactgagtctggtgacccctgcattaaaaacatgcttttcttcaaagaacaaatatttattttaaaattatggtCAAAAGTGGCAACCTTGCGATTGAATCCACCCACACAAGAGTCCTTGGGTTTGTGGGGGGATGACATCTGTCTCAGCAGCTCTCTCTTGTTGGGAGGCAGAGCCTCCTGGTCCGTGCTCTCCAGTTTAAATTTACGCCAGTCATTGATGACACCCTTTGGTCCTAGAGATggttggagaagaaaatacCATAAGtgagattataataagtaataatgtgttgtttcaAGTTCGAGCTTtacttaaaatgataaatttagTTGACTTTTAgttaaagctgcagtccgtaACTTTTGTTGCTCTAGCGGAACTGCATGCGTCTTGCCGAAGAACACTATAGCCAGAGCTACTCCTCTCTGTTTATGTCTATGACAAATCACGCAGGTATTGGGCTATTCCGCAGCGGTTCCTACCAGAACTAGTCTAAAATAGTctgaatataaaaactttttataggTGTACTGTATTGATTCAGGATAAGCCAAAAGCATGGTTTGGAAAATGGAGTCATGATGAACTCACttattatataattgtaaaCTGCAGCTTTAAGTTGAACATTTCAACAAATTTAATCTCAACAAATTTGAGTTAGTATAACTAATTGCAACAAGCCAACCATAAATTACAAGACAAGCTATAGTCTACTCCAGTCAATTCACTTTCAGTGAAGGATGGTATCAGTTCAGTCCAGGTCAGACATATTTTATAGGAATTTATTTTATCTCTAATTTAACTAATATGGGGGGAAATAAGCAAATGTCCACACACTGAGGTTGTATCTTCAAACTTTTGTTTAACTTCTCCACAAGAACACCATGTTTTTTACAATGGGAAGCTGGCAACTATAATGTCAGGATTCCCTCTCAGACAAACTCCTTTGACCTAAAATATTTTCTCGAAGTTCCACCAGAGTTTTAAAGTTAAGTAAATTTCAATCATCCAAAACATGGTTCTCTAATGTTGGTAAACGGCCATATGACATGCAAGtaattaattttatgatttaattaagcAATTCGCAAActccagtttgggaaacccttTCTGTCCTCATTCTGAAAGCTCTTAATACATTAGATCACCTTCATTTTACAGTCTCACAAACAATAAGAGCCATACTGACCTGTGTGAGTGACAGCTACTGGTTCCTCATCTACGATTCTGtcagacatttttatttgttgattaTCTGTGGAAAAAAGTGAAATCTTCATGTCAAAATTCTCTTAATGGTTTGAACAACGGTAACAAAAGCTGTATGTCTCTAAACAACTATTCTTGAccaacccttttttttttaatttgtttcattaCTTTTGCAGGAAGTCAAGATACACTTAATCTTCATTTAATTCGAAGGTATAGCAACAAAACTGCACTGAAATGTTGGCACGCCAACAGTATATCTGTCGCTGGCTGAACCCGATCACTCTTTCTTGGAAGATATTAGGTTTATCAAGAGTAAGAAGATCAGATTACCACTTGATCCAATTTGTTTGCACAAGTGGGTGTCGTCGATATGATGTCACGGAGTGACAAACTGTCTtagaataatttataaaatgcatcagTTCCCAGTTCAACCCATTCACTTGAAATCATCTtaatgcagtttaactgttctttAATTCATTTTGCCCCGCTAGCCTCTGACCTCACAGCACCTCCAGCATCTGTACCTTTCACTACTCTCAGTAAATCACTGATCGCTAATTGAGATTACAGCTATGATGCAATTCCTCAGCTCAGATGGCAACCGCTAGAATCCCGTGACAGCTTTGAAGATTGTTTCAGTTTTCTTGGTTATGTCTTTTGTTAAACTTTGATGCTTGGTTTGAGCACACAGATAAATGTAGTATTCAATTTCAGTTTGATTTCTGGAAAGTAGTGATTTAAGATTTGCATCTTtcctaaaacaacaacaacagtgttttcatatttaagcaCTGGATTTGGTCATGTTTTTAGCCCCTttgattcttttttcttttatccaagtctttttgaatgttttttattcagtctGAGTCAATCTGAATCTTGAAGTCTTGTTGAATCATGCAAAATGATAAACATTGCATCGACGTTTGCATAGTTTGCCAAGATAAATATACCGTAGACAACACTACTGCTATCTACATGTATCTGAACAACCCACTTAAAATGTCAGCTCCAAGGTTTCATTGATTCATAGAAAAGGAATTATGCTGTAACTTTAGCAtgaaaatcaaatcaaagtagGCTTTGTTTCACGCAATCCATTCGGCTGTAACATCACAGCTAATTAAAAGTATGCCCAGGCCTATGATTACAAAGGCTTTAGTTAAATAACACTGCGACTTACTTAAAGCtgcaaaacagaacaaacaggAAAATGTGCACTTAATCATGAAGATGAATAGACTATAAgctttaattaaataacactgTGACGCACTTAAAGCtgtaaaacagaacaaactggaAAAGATGCATCTAAGCATGAAGCTGACtagacattaaaataatatgtaactgcataaataaatcagttttataCAACCTACCAAATCAAAATAGTTGCCTGCTCACCTTGTTTTTTACCGTCCGAATGCGTCCTGTTAGTGAGCGGTTATATGGTCACTATCACCATTAGCTTGTCCTTCATTCTTTTTTGAGTGTGCATGGGGAGGGCACAAAGAAGCTTTCTTAAGTCACAATACGTTGGACAACTCTGTGCTCCTATGCAGAAATAGCACAGGGCACTTAAGAGGATTTAAGGGCAGTAATTAGATGCTGTTTCAAACACAACCAAAGACAAAGGTACCATAGCTGAGAGAGGACAgtgatatacagtactgtgcaaaagttttaggccactagtattttcaccagctaaaaaatggtttaatgtaagttatttctatcttttgctgtagtgtgtcagtaaaaaatatcggtttacatttccaaacattctgtttgccattaattgtaataatctagtgagatttttgtttgcacaaagagtctgacaacagcaagtgctccacactgagatctaatctcatc
This is a stretch of genomic DNA from Labeo rohita strain BAU-BD-2019 chromosome 20, IGBB_LRoh.1.0, whole genome shotgun sequence. It encodes these proteins:
- the pdcb gene encoding phosducin b encodes the protein MSDRIVDEEPVAVTHTGPKGVINDWRKFKLESTDQEALPPNKRELLRQMSSPHKPKDSCVGGFNRKMSAQEYELIKEDDEKSLRKYRKQCMQEMHERLSFGPKFEGVYDLDSGEAFLEVIEKEHRLTVVVVHIFKDGVQGCEALNSCMDCLATEYPSVKFCRISAAATGAGERFSDDVLPALLVYKAGELLGNFLAVTQHFSEEFFATDVEAFLNEYGLLPEKECGPGADEDEADVE